A DNA window from Agarivorans sp. TSD2052 contains the following coding sequences:
- a CDS encoding PilW family protein: MTKQTGFGLVELMIALVLSLLVVGGLYAALIGDQKSYEATRASHLLVNKNRMGMQTLRLYLQQAGFRDYNQLYQNTLLSNVPAADAFGFTWAEGQMLQGLENQASFSGAKANTDVISLRYFGAAAPNNSIFQCNGDELAENTQTTVTFFVSTSNQLVCRDNTGDTVFDEDIDNIQILYGSLDDSDYKYFKASEVTDWLQINRVKMGILVTQEVSMSNLSNSNSYELLDETITASDQMLRQAVSETVLLLNQGS; the protein is encoded by the coding sequence TGTTGTCATTGCTGGTAGTGGGCGGTTTATATGCCGCTTTAATTGGTGACCAAAAAAGCTATGAAGCAACCAGGGCCAGTCATCTATTAGTTAATAAAAACCGCATGGGCATGCAAACCTTGCGTTTATACCTGCAACAAGCTGGATTTCGTGATTATAACCAGTTGTATCAAAACACCCTGTTATCAAATGTCCCCGCTGCCGATGCTTTTGGTTTCACTTGGGCTGAAGGGCAGATGCTGCAAGGCCTGGAAAATCAAGCCAGTTTTAGTGGTGCTAAAGCAAATACCGACGTGATTAGTTTGCGGTATTTTGGCGCGGCGGCTCCTAATAACAGCATCTTTCAATGTAACGGAGATGAGCTGGCAGAAAATACCCAAACTACGGTTACTTTCTTTGTTTCCACCAGCAATCAACTGGTATGTCGAGATAACACCGGCGACACGGTATTTGATGAAGATATCGATAATATACAAATATTGTACGGCAGCCTTGATGATAGTGATTACAAATACTTTAAAGCCAGTGAAGTGACCGACTGGTTGCAAATTAACCGAGTTAAAATGGGTATTTTGGTGACTCAAGAAGTCTCCATGAGCAACCTAAGCAATAGTAATAGCTATGAATTGCTGGATGAGACTATTACCGCGTCAGACCAGATGTTACGTCAGGCGGTGTCAGAAACAGTGTTACTTCTTAATCAAGGATCGTAA
- a CDS encoding pilus assembly PilX family protein, with protein MNMPIQASKQAGMALIMSLIMVVIIAMIGVAIAQQVTSGRKNAAVHQDHSMSFARATSGINEAEYIVRKEAYHEDAKLNLATANNLVTPAFASDEWWHADGNWVAANKMTTVTNVGGADLEGSPSYIIEDGGVDSGLVLGVSIPKRRFLRITSKAEGAGGAVTYLQSYVAFME; from the coding sequence ATGAACATGCCAATACAAGCATCTAAACAAGCCGGTATGGCGCTGATTATGTCGCTGATTATGGTGGTAATTATTGCCATGATTGGGGTGGCCATTGCTCAACAAGTCACCAGTGGCCGCAAGAATGCCGCGGTTCACCAAGATCATTCTATGAGTTTTGCACGGGCCACCTCAGGCATTAATGAAGCCGAGTATATTGTGCGTAAAGAAGCCTATCACGAAGATGCCAAATTGAATTTAGCTACAGCAAATAACCTAGTGACGCCGGCTTTTGCCAGCGATGAATGGTGGCACGCTGACGGTAATTGGGTTGCGGCAAATAAAATGACAACCGTCACCAATGTTGGTGGCGCTGACTTAGAGGGATCTCCCAGTTACATTATCGAAGATGGCGGGGTGGATTCGGGTTTAGTATTGGGCGTTAGCATACCCAAACGCCGCTTTTTACGTATTACCTCTAAAGCCGAAGGTGCGGGTGGTGCGGTGACTTACTTACAATCTTATGTCGCATTCATGGAGTAG
- a CDS encoding type IV pilin protein: protein MKQVKGFTLIEVMITVAIIAILAAIAYPSYLSHVQSTRREEAKRTLVEAAQHMESFYAMNLSYTGAADTSGNLNHFSADTDFNSYYTLAASGVSGSAYTLTATAKPNGGQAGDSCSPMSINSQGLTTPSSGGCW from the coding sequence GTGAAACAAGTAAAAGGATTTACCCTAATAGAGGTGATGATCACGGTGGCGATTATTGCCATTTTAGCCGCTATTGCCTACCCCAGTTATTTGAGCCATGTGCAATCTACTCGCCGTGAAGAAGCCAAACGAACTTTGGTGGAAGCAGCACAACATATGGAAAGTTTTTACGCCATGAATCTAAGTTATACTGGAGCCGCCGATACTAGTGGCAATCTTAATCATTTCTCCGCTGACACTGACTTCAATAGCTATTACACCCTTGCAGCCAGTGGTGTATCGGGTTCTGCTTACACCTTAACCGCCACAGCGAAGCCTAACGGCGGGCAAGCGGGTGATAGTTGCAGTCCAATGAGCATTAATAGCCAAGGCTTAACCACCCCTTCAAGCGGAGGTTGCTGGTAA
- a CDS encoding pilus assembly protein: MRIMPKIALSLATLVISSPLLAANLDLADAPLYVATTPSPMVMLVMGRDHTLFYEAYNDATDLDGDGELDLNFKPTSITYEGYFDSYRCYTYEDDMFVPGEAADASTKACSGEWSGDFLNYLTMSRMDVLRKVLYGGYRSTDSNGTTVLERAFVPQDAHSWGKSYTSVAENLYDITHYTPYSLPNNERKHFFGTASWSDGGTPKLKVKLNQENDIWNWATTGRPVLDGTVADQLTFNVRVAVCVENKLEDNCKEYQSDLGPVQSSYKPTGLLHDYGEDGSIEFGLITGSFDKNTSGGVLRKVISDFSDEIDISTGVFEAEVDGIVSTINNLRIFGFNYGDKSYPRNFTSGGVTTTCGWINDRPIQSGECASWGNPIGEMLYESLRYFHGEEVASSEYSSGSGAIDAVLGLPYAQWDDPYAETGGRPYCTAAHNLVISDFSPSFDSDELPGATVFPENNENTGSYSTAALTGFNLQVLLNTISNSSNENISGKYFVGESTDDVTGLLSTATAPTAKEVRSLANIRGLSPQEPTKQGSYAVAAAAYYGHKTDLFPSKSGKQNINTTVVSMSSSLPNIRVLVGEDEQEINILPFAKTVGGHYQTTASNTRGGYQPTNTIVDYYVIKSEPTEGEFVINYEDAEQGADHEMDMIVQYTYKVMDDLCPVYSADNSCDDELKRTGVQLALNTTFTATGFKQHAGYVIAGTDKDGIYLDVQKKYGNGSLSAQDGTVYYLDTPEQDDSAFPNNSRETGSEAALPHQRTRNFFPSATRDAEYLPSPLWYAAKWGGFTDTNGNGVPDAGEWDNDVSGEPDNFFPVTNAGQLGAQIGKALEKIASGNQSATPPVFNNTFLNSSAFLYQSTFDGEYWSGDVKAFAAADAGGFSATESWSAATSIDQQEVSSRNIYTRNSESNQVVDFAAPNSLDGSASGLSADQIVALLAGQSGSDTVKLAYLTAVIDYLRGDRTYEEVDLAYSMRTRASALGDVINSTPYYVDSVNGHSVSTPVLVFGANDGMVHIIDADDGSEIMAYIPSQVFTGLNSLTKSTYTHKYFVDGGISGFTDSEGNTTVVGTLGTGFQGLYAIDVSDMSSANKNKIKWEIDTSTTGFSGLGYNRAKPTIAKLANGDTGVIFSNGYNSSVSEGVLYIANLTTGELIETLHTGVGATDDPTGESRPNAMATPAVVDLNSDGIADRVYSGDLYGNMWAFDISSSTSTAWGLATTDDKPLFTATSPDQQDSVYRAQPITTRPSVGAHPYGLSEGVLVAFGTGKYVENADNNAIGEPTQSVYVIWDKLNQSYLTAERSEADGIHVYDTLLRQAIIEEDSANRLLTSYPIDWTAQQGWYLDLVNTQDDNTNNYGERQVTESLLLANKLSFTTLLPNEDICASGGSGWYMEVNLHSGITWNPGTDGNTDPDNEADTINNDSSHQKVDGIPSAPSVIIDTNTDENGVVNEEGIIQKNCITLSNGSIFCFDDYQSPTGRLSLRTLH; the protein is encoded by the coding sequence ATGCGTATCATGCCTAAAATTGCTTTAAGTCTTGCAACACTGGTCATATCTTCTCCTTTGTTGGCCGCAAATTTAGATTTGGCCGACGCACCGCTTTATGTGGCAACGACACCTTCGCCGATGGTTATGCTGGTGATGGGGCGTGACCATACGCTTTTTTATGAAGCCTATAACGACGCCACTGATTTAGACGGTGATGGCGAGCTAGATCTAAATTTCAAACCCACTAGCATAACGTATGAGGGATATTTTGATAGTTACCGTTGTTACACTTACGAGGACGATATGTTCGTTCCGGGAGAAGCGGCCGATGCAAGCACTAAAGCCTGTAGTGGTGAGTGGAGTGGCGATTTTCTAAATTACCTCACCATGTCACGCATGGATGTATTACGGAAAGTTTTGTATGGTGGCTACCGCAGTACTGATAGTAACGGCACCACGGTCTTAGAGCGGGCGTTTGTTCCGCAGGATGCGCATTCATGGGGCAAGAGCTATACCTCTGTAGCAGAAAATCTATATGACATCACACACTATACTCCTTACTCACTTCCAAATAATGAAAGGAAGCATTTTTTTGGCACTGCATCGTGGTCTGATGGTGGTACTCCTAAGTTGAAAGTTAAGCTCAACCAAGAAAATGATATTTGGAATTGGGCAACAACAGGAAGGCCAGTATTAGATGGGACGGTAGCTGATCAGCTTACATTTAATGTTAGGGTAGCGGTTTGTGTAGAAAATAAACTAGAAGATAACTGTAAAGAGTACCAAAGCGACTTAGGGCCGGTACAAAGCAGCTACAAACCCACCGGTTTACTGCATGACTACGGCGAAGATGGCAGTATCGAGTTTGGCTTAATCACTGGTAGTTTCGATAAAAACACCTCAGGTGGAGTTTTACGCAAAGTAATATCTGATTTTTCTGATGAAATCGATATTTCGACAGGCGTGTTTGAAGCGGAAGTAGACGGGATCGTTAGCACCATTAATAATTTACGTATTTTTGGTTTTAATTATGGAGATAAAAGCTATCCACGAAACTTCACTAGTGGAGGGGTCACAACCACCTGTGGTTGGATCAATGATCGTCCTATCCAAAGTGGAGAATGTGCTTCATGGGGAAACCCTATCGGCGAAATGCTTTATGAAAGCTTGCGTTATTTTCATGGTGAAGAGGTTGCTAGTAGCGAGTATTCTTCAGGAAGCGGAGCTATTGATGCCGTGCTTGGTTTACCTTATGCGCAATGGGATGACCCGTACGCTGAAACTGGCGGTAGGCCTTATTGTACCGCTGCGCACAACCTTGTAATTAGTGACTTTAGCCCGTCTTTTGATTCAGACGAATTGCCTGGCGCCACAGTGTTTCCTGAAAATAACGAAAACACCGGTAGTTACTCAACGGCAGCACTTACCGGCTTTAATTTACAAGTCTTACTAAATACGATATCGAATAGCAGTAATGAAAACATCAGTGGGAAGTATTTTGTTGGTGAATCTACTGATGATGTTACGGGTTTATTGAGTACCGCCACGGCTCCTACAGCCAAAGAGGTTAGATCGCTGGCTAATATTCGCGGGCTATCACCTCAAGAACCCACCAAACAAGGTAGTTATGCGGTAGCCGCAGCGGCTTATTATGGCCACAAAACAGATTTGTTTCCTTCTAAATCCGGCAAGCAAAACATTAACACGACTGTAGTCTCTATGTCTTCTTCGTTGCCTAATATTAGAGTGCTTGTCGGTGAAGACGAACAAGAAATAAACATTTTACCCTTTGCTAAAACCGTAGGCGGCCATTACCAAACAACTGCGAGTAATACTAGGGGAGGGTACCAACCTACCAATACTATCGTTGATTATTACGTGATTAAATCTGAGCCTACCGAGGGCGAGTTTGTCATTAACTATGAAGATGCCGAGCAAGGCGCTGACCATGAAATGGACATGATTGTTCAATACACCTATAAGGTAATGGATGATTTGTGCCCGGTTTATAGCGCCGATAATAGTTGTGACGACGAACTAAAAAGAACTGGGGTGCAACTGGCGCTTAACACCACTTTTACCGCAACTGGTTTTAAACAACACGCCGGTTATGTAATTGCTGGCACCGATAAAGACGGCATTTACCTTGATGTACAAAAAAAATATGGAAATGGCAGCTTGTCAGCTCAAGATGGCACCGTGTATTACCTAGATACCCCAGAGCAGGATGATAGCGCCTTCCCGAATAATTCTCGGGAAACCGGAAGCGAAGCAGCACTGCCGCACCAGCGTACTCGAAACTTTTTCCCAAGCGCTACTCGTGATGCAGAATACTTACCGTCTCCTTTATGGTACGCCGCTAAATGGGGCGGATTTACCGATACCAATGGCAATGGCGTGCCTGATGCGGGCGAGTGGGATAATGACGTAAGTGGCGAGCCTGATAATTTTTTCCCAGTGACCAATGCTGGACAACTAGGCGCGCAAATTGGTAAAGCACTTGAAAAAATCGCCAGTGGAAATCAATCCGCCACTCCACCAGTATTTAACAATACTTTTTTAAATAGCTCGGCATTTTTGTATCAATCTACCTTTGATGGCGAATACTGGAGCGGCGATGTGAAAGCTTTTGCTGCAGCAGATGCAGGGGGTTTTAGTGCAACGGAAAGCTGGAGTGCCGCAACAAGCATTGACCAACAAGAGGTTAGCTCAAGAAATATTTACACCCGTAATAGCGAGAGTAACCAAGTGGTCGATTTTGCAGCGCCCAATTCACTTGATGGTTCAGCCTCTGGTTTGAGTGCTGACCAAATTGTTGCCTTGTTGGCCGGGCAAAGTGGCTCTGATACTGTTAAGTTGGCTTATCTCACTGCCGTGATTGATTACCTGCGCGGTGATAGAACCTATGAAGAGGTCGACCTAGCTTACTCCATGCGAACTCGTGCCTCAGCCCTGGGTGATGTGATTAATTCAACTCCCTATTATGTTGATAGTGTCAATGGCCATAGTGTTAGTACCCCCGTGTTAGTCTTTGGTGCCAATGATGGCATGGTGCACATTATCGATGCTGACGATGGCTCAGAGATAATGGCGTATATTCCTAGCCAAGTATTTACTGGCTTAAATAGCTTAACCAAAAGCACTTATACCCATAAGTATTTTGTTGATGGCGGTATTTCCGGTTTCACGGATAGTGAAGGAAATACCACCGTGGTGGGTACTCTAGGCACTGGTTTTCAAGGCCTGTATGCCATTGATGTTAGTGACATGTCTAGCGCCAATAAGAATAAAATCAAGTGGGAAATAGATACCTCAACAACGGGGTTCTCTGGCCTTGGTTACAACCGCGCTAAACCCACTATTGCAAAACTTGCCAATGGTGATACTGGTGTTATTTTTTCTAATGGGTATAACTCTTCGGTTAGTGAAGGAGTGCTGTACATCGCCAACTTAACTACTGGCGAGCTTATTGAGACGCTCCATACTGGCGTGGGTGCCACTGACGATCCAACGGGTGAGTCTAGGCCCAATGCAATGGCAACGCCCGCCGTGGTAGACCTAAATAGCGATGGTATTGCTGATCGGGTCTATTCTGGGGATTTATATGGCAATATGTGGGCCTTTGACATCTCTAGCTCAACCAGCACTGCTTGGGGCCTAGCTACCACTGATGATAAACCATTGTTTACTGCTACTAGCCCAGATCAACAAGACTCGGTCTACCGCGCACAGCCAATTACCACTAGGCCTTCGGTAGGCGCTCACCCTTATGGCTTATCAGAGGGTGTGTTGGTGGCTTTTGGTACCGGTAAGTATGTTGAAAATGCCGATAACAACGCCATTGGGGAACCCACTCAATCGGTTTATGTTATTTGGGATAAGCTGAATCAATCTTATCTTACCGCAGAGCGCAGTGAAGCGGATGGTATTCATGTTTATGATACTTTATTGCGCCAAGCGATCATTGAAGAAGACTCAGCTAACCGCTTGCTTACCTCTTACCCCATTGATTGGACAGCCCAACAAGGTTGGTATCTCGACTTAGTCAATACCCAAGATGATAATACTAACAACTATGGTGAGCGTCAGGTGACCGAGAGCTTATTGCTAGCCAATAAGCTGAGCTTTACTACTTTGTTACCTAACGAAGACATTTGTGCTTCTGGCGGCAGTGGTTGGTATATGGAGGTAAATCTTCATTCTGGTATTACCTGGAACCCAGGTACAGATGGGAATACCGACCCCGACAACGAAGCCGATACCATTAACAATGATAGTTCTCATCAAAAGGTTGATGGTATACCGTCGGCGCCATCGGTGATTATTGACACTAACACCGATGAAAATGGTGTAGTTAATGAAGAGGGTATTATTCAGAAAAACTGTATTACGCTCAGTAATGGTTCTATTTTCTGTTTCGATGATTATCAATCACCCACTGGGCGTTTAAGCTTACGTACTTTACATTAG
- a CDS encoding YkgJ family cysteine cluster protein — protein sequence MQCRLGCGACCIAPSITSLNKPAGERCQHLDADNLCKIFAQPERPKVCSDFKAAHWVCGDTQQQALANLIALENDTN from the coding sequence ATGCAGTGTAGACTCGGCTGCGGCGCTTGCTGTATTGCGCCCTCTATCACATCGTTAAATAAGCCAGCCGGTGAGCGTTGTCAGCATTTAGATGCTGACAACTTATGTAAAATATTTGCTCAGCCAGAACGCCCCAAGGTATGCAGTGACTTTAAAGCCGCGCATTGGGTATGTGGCGATACTCAACAGCAAGCCTTAGCCAATTTGATTGCCTTAGAGAACGATACCAACTAA